From a single Nocardioides panacis genomic region:
- a CDS encoding thymidine phosphorylase yields MSRHETHDAVEVITAKRDRGELSDSQIDWVVDAYTRGAVADEQMSALAMAILLNGMNRREISRWTAAMIASGERMDFSSLSRPTADKHSTGGVGDKITLPLAPLVAACGVAVPQLSGRGLGHTGGTLDKLEAIPGWRADLSNDAMLSQLEDVGAVICAAGTGLAPADKKLYALRDVTGTVEAIPLIASSIMSKKIAEGTGALVLDVKVGSGAFMKDLAQARELAETMVALGTAAGVTTVALLTDMSTPLGLTAGNGLEVAESVEVLAGGGPADVVELTLALAGEMLRAAGVHDVDPAERLRDGSAMDAWRRMIAAQGGDPDAAMPTARETHVVRATSSGVLTTLDAMAVGLAAWRLGAGRSRKEDPVQAAAGVEMLAKPGDPVTEGQDLLRLHTDEPERFERALAALEDGVVVSPAGTSYDAVPIVLDRVAP; encoded by the coding sequence ATGTCCCGTCACGAGACGCACGACGCCGTCGAGGTGATCACCGCCAAGCGCGACCGCGGCGAGCTGAGCGACTCGCAGATCGACTGGGTCGTCGACGCCTACACCCGCGGCGCGGTCGCCGACGAGCAGATGTCGGCGCTGGCGATGGCGATCCTGCTCAACGGGATGAACCGGCGGGAGATCTCCCGGTGGACCGCGGCGATGATCGCCTCCGGCGAGCGGATGGACTTCTCCTCGCTGTCGCGGCCCACCGCCGACAAGCACTCGACCGGCGGCGTCGGCGACAAGATCACCCTGCCGCTCGCCCCGCTGGTGGCGGCCTGCGGGGTCGCGGTGCCGCAGCTCTCCGGCCGCGGACTTGGCCACACCGGCGGCACCCTCGACAAGCTCGAGGCGATCCCCGGCTGGCGGGCCGACCTGTCCAACGACGCGATGCTGAGCCAGCTCGAGGACGTCGGCGCGGTGATCTGCGCGGCCGGCACCGGCCTGGCGCCCGCGGACAAGAAGCTCTACGCGCTGCGCGACGTGACCGGCACCGTCGAGGCCATCCCGCTGATCGCGTCGTCGATCATGAGCAAGAAGATCGCCGAGGGCACCGGCGCGCTGGTCCTCGACGTCAAGGTCGGCAGCGGCGCGTTCATGAAGGACCTCGCGCAGGCCCGTGAGCTCGCCGAGACGATGGTGGCGCTCGGCACCGCCGCCGGGGTGACCACCGTCGCGCTGCTCACCGACATGTCCACGCCCCTGGGCCTGACCGCGGGCAACGGGCTCGAGGTCGCCGAGTCGGTCGAGGTGCTCGCCGGCGGGGGCCCCGCCGACGTCGTCGAGCTGACCCTCGCGCTGGCCGGGGAGATGCTCCGGGCCGCCGGCGTGCACGACGTCGACCCGGCCGAGCGGCTCCGCGACGGCTCCGCGATGGACGCCTGGCGACGGATGATCGCGGCCCAGGGCGGCGACCCGGACGCGGCGATGCCGACCGCGCGCGAGACCCACGTCGTCCGGGCCACCTCCTCGGGCGTGCTCACCACCCTCGACGCGATGGCCGTCGGGCTCGCCGCGTGGCGGCTGGGCGCCGGCCGGTCCCGCAAGGAGGACCCGGTGCAGGCCGCGGCCGGCGTCGAGATGCTCGCCAAGCCCGGTGACCCGGTCACCGAGGGGCAGGACCTCCTGCGGCTGCACACCGACGAGCCCGAGCGGTTCGAGCGCGCGCTGGCCGCCCTCGAGGACGGCGTCGTGGTCTCGCCCGCCGGGACGTCGTACGACGCGGTGCCGATCGTCCTCGACCGGGTCGCCCCCTAG
- a CDS encoding cytochrome P450, whose translation MLRYDSALQLFERTATEPVRVGDVTVEPGQRIAALLGAANRDPAVFADADTFRPDRDPNPHLAFGAGVHFCLGAPLARMELVESLGLLLRELPGLDLAGTPEPRGTFVLRGFTSVPVGV comes from the coding sequence ATGCTGCGCTACGACTCGGCGCTCCAGCTGTTCGAGCGCACCGCGACCGAGCCGGTCCGGGTCGGTGACGTCACCGTCGAGCCCGGGCAGAGGATCGCGGCGCTGCTCGGTGCCGCCAACCGCGACCCGGCCGTCTTCGCCGACGCGGACACCTTCCGCCCCGACCGGGACCCCAACCCGCACCTGGCGTTCGGCGCCGGCGTGCACTTCTGCCTGGGTGCGCCGCTGGCCCGCATGGAGCTCGTCGAGTCGCTCGGCCTGCTGCTGCGCGAGCTCCCCGGCCTGGACCTGGCCGGCACTCCCGAGCCGCGGGGCACGTTCGTGCTGCGCGGCTTCACCTCCGTCCCCGTGGGCGTCTGA
- a CDS encoding cytochrome P450: protein MVADPYPLFAEERRLGGVAWHEPSSTYLTFDHACASAVLRDRRLGRIWTDREPAAALEPFNLLHRNQMMENEPPVHTRLRRLVVGAFNRGHVERLRPRVRELAGQLLREVDRSGFDVVGEYAEPLPVLVIAELLGVPTGLVPQLRAWSQAIVRMYEVAPGQDVVDAAVTAAGGVRGHDPRAGPRPRRRAPRRPGLRPRRRPGRRGRAQRGRGGGVGRAAPQRRPRGLGQRVRQRPRRDAPVRDPAGPRAGADLRGGDAALRLGAPAVRAHRDRAGPGR from the coding sequence GTGGTGGCCGACCCCTACCCGTTGTTCGCCGAGGAGCGCCGGCTCGGGGGCGTGGCGTGGCACGAGCCGTCCTCGACGTACCTCACCTTCGACCACGCTTGTGCGAGCGCGGTGTTGCGGGACCGCCGGCTCGGCCGGATCTGGACCGACCGCGAGCCGGCCGCCGCGCTCGAGCCGTTCAACCTGCTGCACCGCAACCAGATGATGGAGAACGAGCCGCCCGTCCACACCCGGCTGCGCCGGCTGGTCGTCGGGGCGTTCAACCGCGGCCACGTCGAGCGGCTCCGGCCCCGGGTGCGCGAGCTCGCCGGGCAGCTGCTCCGCGAGGTCGACCGGTCCGGGTTCGACGTGGTGGGGGAGTACGCCGAGCCGCTGCCCGTCCTGGTGATCGCCGAGCTGCTCGGCGTGCCCACCGGGCTGGTGCCGCAGCTGCGGGCGTGGTCGCAGGCCATCGTGCGGATGTACGAGGTGGCGCCGGGCCAGGACGTCGTCGACGCCGCCGTGACCGCCGCGGGGGGAGTTCGCGGACACGATCCGCGCGCTGGCCCGCGCCCGCGCCGCCGAGCCCCGCGGCGACCTGGTCTCCGACCTCGTCGCCGCCCAGGACGGCGAGGGCGGGCTCAGCGAGGACGAGGTGGTGGCGTCGGCCGTGCTGCTCCTCAACGCCGGCCACGAGGCCTCGGTCAACGTGTTCGGCAACGGCCTCGTCGCGATGCTCCGGTCCGGGACCCGGCCGGCCCCCGAGCAGGTGCCGACCTGCGTGGAGGAGATGCTGCGCTACGACTCGGCGCTCCAGCTGTTCGAGCGCACCGCGACCGAGCCGGTCCGGGTCGGTGA
- a CDS encoding cytidine deaminase: MPGTPEEEPWPRLVEEATAIMRRGYAPYSDYQVGAAGLVDDGRLVVGCNVENASYGLGLCAECGMVSSMHATGGGRLTHAVCVNKDGEVIMPCGRCRQVLFENGGPGMLLLSVSGVRPMSEVLPDAFGPDALDAV; the protein is encoded by the coding sequence GTGCCGGGGACGCCCGAGGAGGAGCCCTGGCCGCGGCTCGTCGAGGAGGCGACCGCGATCATGCGCCGCGGCTACGCGCCCTACTCCGACTACCAGGTCGGTGCGGCCGGGCTGGTCGACGACGGCCGCCTGGTGGTCGGCTGCAACGTCGAGAACGCGTCGTACGGTCTCGGGCTGTGCGCCGAGTGCGGGATGGTCTCCTCGATGCACGCCACCGGCGGTGGCCGGCTCACCCACGCGGTCTGCGTGAACAAGGACGGCGAGGTGATCATGCCGTGCGGGCGCTGTCGCCAGGTGCTGTTCGAGAACGGTGGGCCGGGGATGCTGCTGCTGTCGGTCTCGGGGGTGCGCCCGATGAGCGAGGTGCTCCCGGACGCGTTCGGTCCCGATGCGCTCGACGCGGTGTGA